In Streptomyces hawaiiensis, one genomic interval encodes:
- a CDS encoding MFS transporter: protein MSSGPGAASAPATDPHDSPPTSDAPPRKSSMFSSLKVRNYRLFFMGQVVSNIGTWMQRIAQDWLVLSLTGSSAAVGITTALQFLPMLLFGLYGGVLVDRLRKRPALLVTQTSMALTAIALAVLTLTGHVQVWHVYVAAFAVGLATVVDNPARQSFVSELVGPGQLQNAVSLNSANFQSARLVGPAVAGLLITGVGTGYAFLFNGLSFIAPLTGLLLMRARELHVVERAPRGKGQLREGVRYVTGRPELIWPIVLVGFVGTFAFNFPVYLSAFADDVFHAGAGAYSMFNTLMAVGSVAGALLAARRGTARLRLLIVAAIAFGALEILAATTPTLWMFALLMVPLGLFGMTVNVTTNTSIQMSTDPAMRGRVMALYMMVFLGGSPVGAPIVGWVTDTYGARVGLAAGGAVAVLAAAVIGLVLARVGDLRLSVGWHRGYPSVRFVPREHREELAPAA from the coding sequence TTGAGTTCGGGACCCGGAGCAGCTTCCGCCCCCGCAACTGATCCCCACGATTCCCCGCCCACCTCCGACGCGCCTCCGCGCAAGTCCTCGATGTTCTCCTCCCTCAAGGTGAGGAACTACCGCCTGTTCTTCATGGGACAGGTCGTCTCCAACATCGGCACGTGGATGCAGCGCATCGCCCAGGACTGGCTGGTGCTCAGCCTCACCGGCTCCTCCGCCGCCGTCGGCATAACGACCGCGCTGCAGTTCCTGCCGATGCTCCTCTTCGGCCTCTACGGCGGTGTCCTCGTCGACCGGCTGCGCAAGCGGCCCGCGCTGCTCGTGACGCAGACGTCGATGGCGCTCACCGCGATCGCCCTGGCCGTCCTCACGCTCACCGGGCACGTCCAGGTGTGGCACGTGTACGTCGCCGCCTTCGCGGTCGGTCTCGCCACCGTCGTCGACAACCCGGCCCGGCAGTCCTTCGTCTCCGAGCTGGTCGGCCCGGGGCAGCTGCAGAACGCGGTCAGCCTGAACTCGGCGAACTTCCAGTCGGCCCGCCTGGTCGGCCCCGCCGTCGCGGGCCTGCTCATCACCGGCGTCGGCACCGGCTACGCGTTCCTCTTCAACGGCCTGTCCTTCATCGCGCCGCTCACCGGCCTGCTGCTGATGCGCGCCCGCGAGCTGCACGTCGTCGAACGCGCCCCGCGCGGCAAGGGGCAGCTGCGGGAGGGGGTGCGCTACGTCACCGGCCGCCCGGAGCTGATCTGGCCGATCGTCCTGGTCGGGTTCGTCGGCACGTTCGCCTTCAACTTCCCCGTCTACCTGTCGGCCTTCGCGGACGACGTGTTCCATGCGGGGGCGGGCGCGTACAGCATGTTCAACACGCTGATGGCGGTCGGCTCGGTCGCGGGCGCGCTGCTCGCCGCGCGGCGGGGCACGGCCCGGCTGCGGCTGCTGATCGTGGCGGCCATCGCCTTCGGAGCGCTGGAGATCCTGGCGGCGACGACCCCCACGTTGTGGATGTTCGCCCTGCTCATGGTCCCGCTGGGCCTGTTCGGCATGACCGTCAACGTCACGACGAACACCAGCATCCAGATGTCCACGGACCCGGCGATGCGCGGCCGGGTCATGGCCCTCTACATGATGGTCTTCCTCGGCGGCTCCCCGGTCGGCGCTCCGATCGTCGGCTGGGTCACCGACACCTACGGCGCCCGGGTCGGCCTCGCGGCCGGTGGCGCGGTGGCGGTGCTCGCCGCTGCGGTGATCGGCCTGGTCCTGGCCCGGGTGGGCGACCTCCGGCTGTCGGTGGGCTGGCACCGGGGCTACCCGAGCGTGCGGTTCGTGCCCCGGGAGCATCGGGAGGAGCTGGCCCCGGCGGCGTGA
- a CDS encoding MarR family winged helix-turn-helix transcriptional regulator has protein sequence MPDLTHGDDVAAVNSLRSAVMRLSRRLKHQRVDESLSPTEMSVLGTLSLCGRATPGELARKEHVQPPSMTRIVALLEAKGLVRLEPHPEDRRQKVVTRTEQAEAMLEESRAKRNAFLATLVENLDEDEWAKLRAAAPVLEKLAHL, from the coding sequence ATGCCGGACCTCACCCATGGCGACGACGTAGCCGCCGTGAACTCCCTCCGATCCGCAGTGATGCGGCTGTCCCGTCGGCTCAAGCACCAGCGGGTCGACGAATCGCTCAGCCCCACCGAGATGTCGGTGCTGGGCACCCTGTCCCTGTGCGGCAGGGCCACACCGGGCGAACTCGCCCGTAAGGAGCACGTCCAGCCGCCGTCGATGACCCGCATCGTGGCGCTGCTGGAGGCCAAGGGACTGGTCCGGCTGGAGCCGCACCCCGAGGACCGGCGCCAGAAGGTCGTCACACGCACCGAGCAGGCCGAGGCCATGCTCGAGGAGAGCCGCGCCAAGCGGAACGCGTTCCTGGCCACGCTGGTGGAGAACCTCGACGAGGACGAGTGGGCGAAACTCCGCGCCGCCGCCCCCGTGCTGGAGAAGCTCGCACATCTGTAA
- a CDS encoding CopG family antitoxin: MVMGTSVLSLRIDHDLLERLRHQAAKRGMSVQDYVVRTLIRDDFDQRFQTAVEETERFYGSPDSGDGDQVRPSAGIR, translated from the coding sequence ATGGTCATGGGGACCAGTGTGCTCAGCCTGCGAATAGACCACGACCTGCTCGAACGGCTCCGGCACCAGGCCGCGAAAAGGGGAATGAGCGTCCAGGACTACGTCGTCCGGACGCTCATTCGAGATGACTTCGACCAGCGGTTCCAGACCGCCGTCGAGGAGACGGAGAGGTTCTACGGATCACCCGACTCCGGCGACGGGGATCAGGTCAGGCCCAGCGCCGGCATCAGGTAG
- a CDS encoding NCS2 family permease: protein MSSSAPAKVPAPEQPGAGRTYGALDRFFRISERGSTLSREVRGGLATFFAMAYIIVLNPIILGSAKDMYGHQLDNGQLVTATALTAALTTLLMGVIGNVPIALAAGLGVNSVVALQLAPRMSWPDAMGMVVLAGFVVMLLVATGLRERVMNAVPYGLRKAISIGIGLFIMLIGLVDAGFVSRIPDAAQTTVPLQLGGDGHLDGWPVLVFVLGVLLTLALIVRKVSGAILISIVTMTVLAVVINAVATVPSWGLTTPKWPGNPVASPDFGLVGQVSLFGGFERVGVLTGVLFVFTVLLSCFFDAMGTIMGVSDEAKLTDGEGQMPGINKVLFVDGLAVAAGGASSSSATTAFVESTAGVGEGARTGLANVVTGGLFAVALFLTPVATMVPSQAATPALLAVGFLILAGSVKEIDWADYTIAVPAFVTMLMMPFTYSITNGIGMGFITFAVLRLAAGRGREVPVAMYVVSAVFAFYYLMPALGLT from the coding sequence ATGTCCTCCTCGGCTCCTGCCAAGGTCCCCGCCCCTGAACAGCCGGGAGCCGGGCGCACGTACGGCGCACTCGACCGCTTCTTCCGGATCTCCGAGCGGGGCAGCACCCTGTCCCGCGAGGTCCGGGGCGGTCTCGCCACCTTCTTCGCGATGGCCTACATCATCGTGCTGAACCCGATCATCCTCGGCAGTGCCAAGGACATGTACGGTCATCAGCTCGACAACGGGCAGCTGGTCACCGCGACGGCCCTCACCGCCGCGCTCACCACCCTCCTCATGGGCGTCATCGGCAACGTACCGATCGCACTCGCCGCCGGTCTCGGCGTGAACTCCGTCGTCGCGCTGCAGCTGGCCCCGCGTATGTCCTGGCCGGACGCGATGGGCATGGTGGTTCTCGCCGGCTTCGTCGTCATGCTGCTGGTCGCCACGGGGCTGCGCGAGCGCGTCATGAACGCCGTTCCCTACGGGCTGCGCAAGGCCATCTCCATCGGTATCGGCCTGTTCATCATGCTGATCGGGCTCGTCGACGCGGGCTTCGTCTCCCGGATCCCGGACGCCGCCCAGACCACCGTCCCGCTCCAGCTCGGCGGCGACGGTCACCTCGACGGCTGGCCGGTCCTCGTCTTCGTCCTGGGTGTCCTGCTGACCCTCGCGCTCATCGTGCGCAAGGTCTCCGGCGCGATCCTGATCTCGATCGTCACCATGACGGTCCTCGCGGTGGTCATCAACGCGGTGGCCACGGTGCCGAGCTGGGGCCTGACCACGCCCAAGTGGCCCGGCAACCCGGTCGCCAGTCCCGACTTCGGGCTGGTCGGGCAGGTCAGCCTGTTCGGCGGCTTCGAGAGGGTCGGTGTCCTGACCGGGGTGCTGTTCGTCTTCACCGTGCTGCTGTCGTGCTTCTTCGACGCGATGGGCACGATCATGGGCGTCTCCGACGAGGCGAAGCTGACCGACGGCGAGGGCCAGATGCCCGGCATCAACAAGGTGCTGTTCGTCGACGGCCTCGCGGTCGCCGCCGGCGGCGCCAGCTCCTCCTCCGCGACGACCGCCTTCGTCGAGTCCACGGCCGGTGTCGGCGAGGGCGCCCGGACCGGTCTCGCGAACGTCGTCACCGGCGGCCTCTTCGCCGTCGCCCTCTTCCTGACGCCGGTCGCCACCATGGTCCCGTCCCAGGCGGCCACGCCCGCGCTGCTCGCGGTCGGCTTCCTGATCCTGGCCGGCTCGGTCAAGGAGATCGACTGGGCGGACTACACGATCGCCGTCCCGGCCTTCGTGACGATGCTGATGATGCCGTTCACCTACTCGATCACCAACGGCATCGGCATGGGCTTCATCACCTTCGCGGTGCTGCGGCTGGCGGCCGGGCGGGGCCGGGAGGTGCCGGTGGCGATGTACGTCGTGTCGGCGGTGTTCGCGTTCTACTACCTGATGCCGGCGCTGGGCCTGACCTGA
- a CDS encoding DUF2530 domain-containing protein, producing the protein MAKWTPRHEAPEPLEGPVVATITGGTILWFVLFLVQLPFYGWFDDHGHTWWVWTCLAGGGLGLIGIWYVRKRDTAIKRAAAQHPTASPTPQ; encoded by the coding sequence ATGGCGAAATGGACCCCCAGACACGAGGCGCCGGAGCCCCTGGAGGGCCCCGTGGTCGCCACCATCACCGGCGGCACGATCCTGTGGTTCGTCCTCTTCCTGGTCCAGCTCCCCTTCTACGGCTGGTTCGACGATCACGGCCACACCTGGTGGGTGTGGACCTGCCTGGCCGGCGGCGGGCTGGGACTGATCGGCATCTGGTACGTCCGCAAGCGCGACACCGCGATCAAGCGGGCGGCGGCGCAGCACCCGACGGCGTCCCCCACGCCCCAGTAG
- a CDS encoding class I SAM-dependent methyltransferase has product MTTQNSEAEADRALKSKHRAMWAQGDYPSLAAEIIPELGAILVEACGVRSGQRVLDVGAGSGNAAIPAALAGADVVASDLTPELFEAGRRVARKQGAHLTWQEADAEALPFGDAEFDTVLSCVGVMFAPHHQQAAGELVRVCRPGGTIGLLSWTPQGFIGRMFAAMKPYAPPPPPGAQPPPLWGDEDHVRAILGDRVTDVSAERRTVRVDRFETPEMFRDYFKERYGPTISVYKNIAGEPERAAALDGALTDLVRDADLGSGRTVLEWEYLLFTARRAG; this is encoded by the coding sequence ATGACGACGCAGAACAGCGAGGCCGAGGCCGACCGTGCCCTGAAGTCCAAGCACCGCGCGATGTGGGCCCAGGGCGACTACCCGTCCCTGGCCGCCGAGATCATCCCCGAGCTGGGAGCGATCCTGGTCGAGGCGTGCGGGGTGCGCTCCGGCCAGCGGGTGCTGGACGTGGGCGCCGGCTCCGGAAACGCCGCGATCCCGGCTGCCCTGGCCGGCGCGGACGTGGTGGCCTCCGACCTGACCCCGGAGCTGTTCGAGGCCGGCCGGCGGGTGGCCCGGAAGCAGGGGGCGCACCTCACCTGGCAGGAGGCCGACGCCGAGGCCCTGCCCTTCGGTGACGCGGAGTTCGACACCGTGCTGTCCTGCGTGGGCGTCATGTTCGCCCCGCACCACCAGCAGGCCGCCGGTGAACTCGTCCGGGTCTGCCGTCCGGGCGGCACCATCGGGCTGCTCAGCTGGACGCCCCAGGGCTTCATCGGCCGGATGTTCGCCGCGATGAAGCCGTACGCGCCACCGCCCCCGCCGGGAGCCCAGCCGCCCCCGCTGTGGGGGGACGAGGACCATGTCCGCGCCATCCTCGGCGACCGGGTCACGGACGTCAGCGCCGAACGCCGCACCGTCCGGGTCGACCGCTTCGAGACGCCGGAGATGTTCCGCGACTACTTCAAGGAGCGCTACGGCCCGACCATCAGCGTCTACAAGAACATCGCCGGCGAGCCCGAACGCGCCGCCGCCCTGGACGGCGCCCTGACGGACCTGGTCCGCGACGCCGACCTGGGCTCGGGCCGGACGGTCCTGGAGTGGGAGTACCTGCTGTTCACCGCCCGCCGGGCGGGCTGA
- a CDS encoding HAD-IC family P-type ATPase → MTHLDAGARPDSARPATVTSRETGLTGAQVAERVERGQVNDVPVRSSRSTVDIVRANVFTRFNAIIGVLWLIMLVVAPIQDSLFGFVILANTGIGIVQEWRAKKTLDSLALIGEVRPTVRRDGTAAQVSTSEIVLDDLIEIGPGDKVVVDGVCVEADGLEIDESLLTGEADPVVKHPGDQVMSGSFVVAGGGAFQATKVGREAYAAQLAEEASRFTLVQSELRSGISTILKYVTWMMVPTAIGLIISQLFVKENAFDDSVARTVGGIVPMVPEGLVLLTSVAFAIGVIRLGRKQCLVQELPAIEGLARVDTVCLDKTGTLTEGGMDVTELRPIQGADETYVRKVLGALGESDPRPNASLKAIIDTYPAVEDWRCTEALPFSSARKYSGAVFSEGDGQTGRWLLGAPDVLLAEDDPALAETGRLNEQGLRVLLLARVERDFDDPEVTKGAKPTALVVLEQRLRPDAADTLRYFADQNVRAKVISGDNAVSVGAVAAKLGLSGTTVDARRLPAEQEGMADALDDGTVFGRVTPQKKRNMVGALQSRGHTVAMTGDGVNDVLALKDADIGVAMGSGSEATRAVAQIVLLNNSFATLPSVVAEGRRVIGNITRVATLFLVKTVYSVLLAVLVVCSQVEYPFLPRHLTLLSTLTIGIPAFFLALAPNKERAKPNFVRRVMRYAIPGGVVAAAATFATYLIAREHYTGAGALDAETSAATLTLFLISMWVLAIIARPYTWWRVALVASMAGAFLLVLVVPWLQHFFALKLVGVTMPWTAVGIAAVAAATLELLWRWVDRRFPA, encoded by the coding sequence ATGACGCATCTCGACGCGGGTGCCCGGCCCGACTCCGCGCGGCCGGCGACGGTCACCTCCCGCGAGACCGGCCTGACCGGTGCTCAGGTCGCCGAACGGGTGGAGCGCGGCCAGGTCAACGACGTGCCGGTGCGCAGCAGCCGGTCCACCGTCGACATCGTCCGTGCGAACGTCTTCACCCGCTTCAACGCGATCATCGGCGTGCTGTGGCTGATCATGCTGGTGGTCGCGCCGATCCAGGACAGCCTGTTCGGGTTCGTGATCCTCGCGAACACCGGCATCGGGATCGTCCAGGAGTGGCGCGCGAAGAAGACGCTGGACTCGCTCGCGCTGATCGGCGAGGTGCGGCCGACCGTACGCCGGGACGGCACCGCCGCGCAGGTCAGCACCTCCGAGATCGTGCTGGACGACCTGATCGAGATCGGGCCCGGGGACAAGGTCGTCGTCGACGGGGTCTGTGTCGAGGCCGACGGGCTGGAGATCGACGAGTCGCTGCTCACCGGCGAGGCCGACCCGGTCGTCAAGCACCCGGGCGACCAGGTCATGTCGGGCAGCTTCGTGGTCGCGGGCGGCGGGGCCTTCCAGGCGACGAAGGTCGGCCGTGAGGCCTACGCCGCTCAGCTCGCCGAGGAGGCCTCGCGCTTCACCCTCGTCCAGTCCGAGCTGCGGTCGGGCATCTCCACGATCCTCAAGTACGTCACGTGGATGATGGTCCCGACCGCGATCGGCCTGATCATCAGCCAGCTGTTCGTGAAGGAGAACGCCTTCGACGACTCCGTCGCCCGCACGGTCGGCGGCATCGTCCCGATGGTCCCCGAGGGGCTCGTCCTGCTCACCTCGGTCGCCTTCGCCATCGGCGTGATCCGCCTGGGCCGCAAGCAGTGCCTGGTGCAGGAGCTGCCCGCGATCGAGGGGCTCGCCCGGGTCGACACCGTCTGCCTCGACAAGACCGGCACCCTCACCGAGGGCGGCATGGACGTCACCGAGCTGCGGCCGATCCAGGGCGCCGACGAGACGTACGTACGCAAGGTGCTCGGCGCGCTCGGCGAGTCGGACCCGCGGCCGAACGCCTCCCTGAAGGCGATCATCGACACCTACCCGGCCGTCGAGGACTGGCGCTGCACCGAGGCACTGCCGTTCTCCTCCGCCCGCAAGTACAGCGGCGCCGTGTTCAGCGAGGGCGACGGGCAGACCGGCCGGTGGCTGCTGGGCGCACCGGACGTGCTGCTGGCGGAGGACGATCCGGCCCTGGCCGAGACCGGGCGGCTGAACGAGCAGGGCCTCAGGGTGCTGCTGCTCGCCCGGGTCGAGCGGGACTTCGACGATCCCGAGGTGACGAAGGGAGCGAAGCCCACCGCCCTGGTCGTGCTGGAGCAGCGGCTGCGGCCGGACGCCGCCGACACCCTGCGCTACTTCGCCGACCAGAACGTCCGGGCCAAGGTCATCTCCGGCGACAACGCGGTGTCGGTCGGCGCGGTCGCCGCCAAGCTCGGACTGTCCGGCACCACCGTGGACGCGCGCCGGCTGCCCGCCGAGCAGGAGGGGATGGCCGACGCCCTCGACGACGGCACGGTGTTCGGGCGGGTCACCCCGCAGAAGAAGCGGAACATGGTGGGCGCGCTGCAGTCCCGGGGGCACACGGTCGCGATGACCGGCGACGGGGTGAACGACGTCCTGGCCCTGAAGGACGCCGACATCGGTGTCGCGATGGGCTCCGGATCGGAGGCGACCCGGGCGGTCGCACAGATCGTGCTGCTGAACAACAGCTTCGCGACGCTGCCGTCGGTGGTCGCCGAGGGCCGCCGGGTCATCGGCAACATCACGCGGGTGGCGACCCTGTTCCTGGTCAAGACGGTCTACTCGGTGCTGCTGGCCGTCCTGGTGGTCTGCTCACAGGTGGAGTACCCGTTCCTGCCGCGCCACCTGACCCTGCTGTCGACGCTGACGATCGGTATCCCGGCGTTCTTCCTCGCGCTCGCGCCCAACAAGGAGCGCGCGAAGCCGAACTTCGTACGGCGGGTCATGCGGTACGCGATCCCGGGCGGGGTCGTGGCCGCGGCGGCGACCTTCGCGACGTATCTGATCGCCCGGGAGCACTACACGGGTGCGGGGGCGCTGGACGCGGAGACCAGTGCGGCGACGCTCACGCTGTTCCTCATCTCGATGTGGGTGCTGGCGATCATCGCCCGGCCCTACACCTGGTGGCGGGTCGCCCTGGTCGCTTCCATGGCGGGGGCGTTCCTGCTGGTGCTGGTCGTGCCGTGGTTGCAGCACTTCTTCGCGCTGAAGCTGGTGGGGGTGACGATGCCGTGGACCGCCGTCGGCATCGCGGCGGTGGCGGCGGCCACCCTGGAACTCCTGTGGA